The Salvia splendens isolate huo1 chromosome 21, SspV2, whole genome shotgun sequence genome includes a window with the following:
- the LOC121784804 gene encoding AP-4 complex subunit epsilon-like, translating into MGSQGGFGQSKEFLDLIKSIGESRSKAEEDRIVLREVETLKLRLNDPNTPKYKLKEYIIRLLYVEMLGHDASFGYIHAVKMTHDENLLLKRSGYLAVTLFLNEDHDLIILIVNTIQKDLKSDNYLVVCAALNAVCRLINEETIPAVLPQVVELLGHQKEAVRKKAVMALHRFSQKAPGSVSHLISNFRKKLCDNDPGVMGAALCPLFDLIAADVDKYKDLVVSFVNILKQVAERRLPKSYDYHQMPAPFIQIKLLKILSLLGIDDKKASEQMYTILGDIMRKCDSTSNIGNAILYESICCISSLHPNPKLLEAAADAIAKFLKSDSNNLKYLGIDALTRLIKINPEIAEQHQLAVIDCLEDPDDTLKRKTFNLLYKMTKSSNVEVIVDRMIEYMISINDSHYKTEIASRCVELGEQFAPSNQWFIQTMNKVFEHAGDLMNAKVAHNLMKLIAEGFGEDDDTADSQLRSSAVESYLRIMGEPKLPSAFLQVICWVLGEYGIADDKYSSSYIIGKLCDVAEAHPDDDKVKAYAVTGIMKIYSFEIASGKHVDLLPECQSLIEEMLASHSTDLQQRAYELQSIFTLDAQAVKKIMPMDSTCDDIEIDKNLSFLDGYVQQAIENGAQPYIPESERLGISSISSFKSHDEHEPSTHALRFEAYELPKPSLPHNIPPVLASSTELVPVEPSYVADILHPTSAPSASDAGSSELKLRLDGVQKKWGRPTYSSPAPSSSSTNQVKVQNETPRPDSASSSKPTIHDTAYISRKQQIEISPEKQKLAASLFGGSAKSEGRHLPSQKNLKTQNHTSDTYRSSKAPAPDTAVKTSQPPPDLLDMGEPSIASSTPSVDPFKQFEGLFDFTQETTPVSTGGVHGATKDSDFTSLFADMSLSAQSHIDPNPEPNGLRGNKVKPSGNQLNKGPNLKESLEKDALVRHVGVTPSGQNPILFKDLLG; encoded by the exons ATGGGTTCCCAAGGTGGATTCGGGCAGTCTAAAGAGTTTCTCGACCTCATCAAATCAATCGGCGAGTCTCGATCCAAAGCCGAGGAAGACCGCATTGTATTGCGTGAAGTGGAGACCCTCAAACTTAGGTTGAACGACCCGAACACCCCCAAATACAAGCTCAAGGAGTACATAATCCGCCTCCTCTATGTCGAGATGCTCGGCCACGACGCCTCCTTCGGGTACATCCACGCCGTTAAGATGACGCACGACGAGAACTTGCTGCTCAAAAGATCTGGATACCTGGCGGTTACGTTGTTTCTGAACGAGGATCATGACTTGATTATTTTGATCGTGAACACGATACAGAAGGACTTGAAGAGCGATAACTATTTGGTGGTTTGCGCGGCTTTGAATGCGGTGTGTAGGTTGATCAATGAGGAGACGATTCCAGCTGTTCTGCCGCAGGTTGTGGAGCTGTTAGGCCACCAGAAGGAGGCGGTGAGGAAGAAGGCTGTCATGGCGCTTCATCGGTTTTCTCAAAAGGCTCCTGGGTCGGTTTCCCATCTCATTTCCAATTTCCGGAAG AAACTTTGCGACAATGATCCTGGGGTCATGGGTGCTGCTCTTTGCCCTCTGTTTGATCTTATTGCTGCTGATGTTGACAAATATAAGGACCTGGTAGTTAGTTTTGTAAACATTCTTAAGCAAGTAGCTGAGCGCAGGCTACCGAAGAGTTACGACTATCATCAGATGCCTGCTCCATTCATTCAG ATTAAATTGTTGAAAATTCTGTCCCTACTGGGTATTGATGACAAGAAGGCCAGTGAACAAATGTACACAATTTTAGGTGACATAATGAGAAAATGTGATTCAACAAGCAATATTGGGAATGCCATCCTTTATGAGAGCATTTGTTGCATTTCATCATTACATCCGAACCCAAAGTTGCTTGAAGCTGCTGCTGATGCCATTGCAAAATTTCTAAAA AGCGACAGCAACAACCTGAAGTATCTTGGTATTGATGCTCTTACTCGACTAATAAAGATAAACCCAGAAATAGCTGAGCAGCACCAACTGGCTGTAATTGACTGCTTAGAG GACCCTGATGATACCCTAAAGCGAAAGACATTTAACCTGCTCTACAAAATGACCAAGTCATCAAATGTAGAAGTAATTGTGGACCGTATGATTGAGTATATGATAAGCATCAATGATAGTCATTACAAAACCGAAATAGCTTCAAGATGTGTTGAACTTGGTGAACAGTTTGCTCCAAGCAACCAATGGTTCATACAG ACCATGAATAAAGTATTTGAGCATGCAGGGGACCTGATGAATGCTAAAGTTGCACATAACTTGATGAAGTTGATTGCAGAGGGATTTGGAGAGGATGATGATACTGCAGATAGTCAGCTTAGATCATCTGCT GTGGAGTCTTATCTTCGAATTATGGGAGAGCCAAAACTACCATCTGCTTTTCTTCAA GTAATTTGTTGGGTCTTAGGAGAATATGGGATTGCAGATGATAAATATTCTTCCTCATACATCATTGGGAAGTTGTGCGATGTTGCAGAGGCACACCCAGATGATGATAAAGTGAAG GCATATGCAGTGACAGgaattatgaaaatatattcatttgAAATAGCGTCTGGGAAACATGTGGACTTACTGCCCGAG TGCCAGTCACTGATTGAAGAAATGTTGGCATCTCACTCAACGGACCTTCAGCAGCGTGCCTATGAGCTTCAATCCATCTTCACTTTAGATGCTCAAGCTGTCAAGAAAATAATGCCTATGGATTCAACTTGTGATGACATTGAG ATTGATAAAAATCTTTCATTTCTAGATGGTTATGTGCAACAAGCAATAGAAAATGGTGCTCAGCCATATATCCCGGAGAGTGAGCGCTTAGGAATATCAAGTATTAGCAGTTTCAAGAGTCATGACGAACACGAACCATCCACACATGCTCTTAGGTTTGAGGCCTACGAGCTACCTAAACCATCACTGCCTCATAATATTCCTCCAGTATTAGCATCATCAACTGAGCTTGTTCCTGTTGAGCCATCATATGTCGCTGATATCCTGCATCCTACTTCTGCTCCGTCAGCTTCTGATGCTGGGTCATCCGAACTGAAACTACGGCTTGATGGGGTTCAGAAGAAGTGGGGACGACCTACTTACTCCTCTCCTGCACCATCTAGTTCAAGCACCAATCAGGTGAAGGTTCAGAATGAGACACCCAGACCAGATTCTGCAAGCAGTTCAAAACCAACAATACATGATACAGCATATATTTCAAGAAAGCAGCAAATTGAAATCTCTCCGGAAAAGCAAAAACTCGCAGCTTCACTTTTTGGGGGCTCAGCAAAGTCTGAGGGCAGACATCTTCCTAGCCAGAAGAATTTGAAAACTCAGAATCACACTTCAGACACTTATCGTTCATCGAAGGCTCCAGCTCCTGACACTGCTGTAAAAACATCCCAGCCACCGCCAGACTTGCTGGACATGGGTGAACCATCTATTGCCAGCAGTACACCATCAGTAGATCCTTTCAAGCAATTCGAAGGTCTGTTTGATTTCACACAAGAAACAACCCCAGTAAGTACTGGTGGAGTTCATGGTGCTACTAAAGATTCCGATTTTACATCTCTTTTTGCGGACATGTCTCTATCTGCCCAGAGTCATATTGATCCGAACCCAGAACCAAATGGTCTTCGGGGAAACAAAGTCAAACCTTCAGGAAATCAATTGAACAAGGGGCCAAATTTGAAGGAATCTTTGGAAAAGGATGCACTCGTAAGACACGTGGGAGTGACACCATCTGGTCAGAACCCCATCTTATTTAAAGATTTGCTTGGCTAG
- the LOC121784593 gene encoding NDR1/HIN1-like protein 12, producing the protein MILQISRSASCFLPSHSRFLVLEVKHKSHESEGGVVIFIGYVTLRPKVPQVSVTRAQMDTIYFDQSSLMMLHATIVIKAENDNTRAHARFYDMSYTLSFRSQKIAILMADPFDVSPNRSLELNFVVPSQSIPLNPEEAEAINWSLGRKVVDLDLRGRSRTRWKVWLIGSIKYVMRLDCQLRLPVDQTTIYPHCVSRK; encoded by the exons ATGATTCTGCAAATTAGTCGATCTGCATCCTGCTTCCTTCCTTCGCATTCTCGGTTTTTGGTACTCGAGGTTAAACATAAGAGTCATGAAAGTGAAG GTGGCGTCGTAATCTTCATTGGGTACGTGACACTCCGGCCGAAGGTGCCCCAAGTGAGCGTCACGAGAGCCCAAATGGACACCATATACTTCGACCAATCTAGCTTGATGATGCTGCACGCAACCATTGTGATCAAAGCAGAGAACGACAACACAAGGGCTCATGCGAGGTTCTACGACATGTCCTACACCCTCAGCTTCCGCAGCCAGAAGATAGCCATCTTGATGGCTGACCCCTTCGACGTCAGTCCCAACAGGTCTCTGGAGCTCAACTTTGTCGTCCCGTCCCAGTCTATACCTCTGAATCCAGAAGAAGCCGAGGCCATCAACTGGTCGTTGGGCCGGAAAGTGGTCGATCTCGATCTCAGAGGGCGGTCGAGGACACGATGGAAGGTTTGGCTCATCGGGTCCATTAAATACGTGATGCGTTTGGATTGCCAGCTCCGTTTGCCCGTTGATCAAACCACCATATATCCACATTGTGTTTCCAGGAAATAA
- the LOC121784592 gene encoding pentatricopeptide repeat-containing protein At1g77360, mitochondrial-like, translated as MAAETSSSHNSIPPSRFPTHHGAAEIHPQVRILCEIVATAPTYEVEGRLASSQIKPEHEFVQQVLKHSYNSPAAAAKFFRWAGLVQRHTPYSWNLMVDLLGKNKLFDPMWDAIQSMKQEGLLSLTTFVSVFENYCIAGRFNDAVLTFDVLEGYGIPPDIVAVNSLLSAMCREDNRTAKALEFFERIKGKILPDADTYSILLEGCEKEGNVAKAKITFGEMVIRVGWSPEYMFAYDALLNTLVRGSQGDEAIKFLQVMKGKNCLPGLRFFSNALDIFAKQKDSAHAIMLWDIMVGSGLTPDLMMHNVIISLLTSSNDIDNAFRLLDEMVFHGAFPNSLTYNMIFGCLIKNGKVREVGKFFLEMIKNEWDPTPANFAAAIKVLFDGDDPEMAIEHWKYMSKNNISPRDDSGNAVLLGLCNLGRLSDLRRFAEKMIDEKIILHESTMTKVKNAFYKQGKGSHEIYDTISRKWKSSCLQA; from the exons atggcGGCAGAAACATCAAGCTCGCACAATTCAATTCCTCCATCGCGCTTCCCCACCCACCACGGCGCCGCCGAAATCCACCCCCAAGTTCGAATCCTCTGCGAAATCGTCGCCACggcgccaacgtacgaggtcgAGGGCCGTCTCGCCTCCAGTCAAATCAAGCCCGAGCACGAATTCGTCCAACAAGTCCTCAAGCACTCGTACAACTCCCCTGCCGCCGCCGCCAAATTTTTCCGATGGGCCGGGCTGGTGCAGAGGCACACTCCGTACTCGTGGAATCTCATGGTGGATCTGCTGGGGAAGAACAAGCTCTTCGATCCCATGTGGGATGCCATCCAGTCTATGAAGCAAGAGGGATTGCTGTCGCTGACGACGTTCGTTTCAGTTTTTGAGAATTATTGCATTGCTGGGAGGTTTAATGATGCTGTCTTGACTTTCGATGTCTTGGAGGG GTATGGGATCCCACCAGATATTGTTGCAGTAAATTCTTTACTGAGTGCCATGTGCAGAGAAGATAACCGAACTGCGAAAGCACTTGAGTTCTTTGAGAGAATAAAAGGTAAGATACTTCCAGATGCTGACACATACTCGATATTGTTGGAAGGATGTGAGAAGGAAGGCAACGTAGCCAAGGCAAAAATTACTTTTGGGGAGATGGTTATTCGTGTTGGTTGGAGCCCAGAATATATGTTTGCTTATGATGCACTTCTAAATACTCTAGTTCGTGGATCACAGGGTGATGAGGCAATTAAGTTCTTGCAGGTGATGAAGGGGAAGAATTGCTTGCCAGGTTTGAGATTCTTCTCTAATGCACTTGATATATTTGCGAAGCAGAAAGATTCTGCTCATGCTATAATGCTGTGGGATATCATGGTTGGTAGTGGGCTGACGCCAGATTTGATGATGCACAATGTCATAATTAGTTTGCTCACCAGCAGCAACGACATTGACAACGCCTTTCGTTTGCTTGACGAAATGGTGTTCCATGGTGCTTTTCCTAATTCTTTGACGTATAATATGATTTTTGGGTGTTTGATCAAGAACGGAAAGGTGCGTGAAGTGGGAAAGTTCTTTCTCGAGATGATCAAGAATGAGTGGGATCCAACCCCTGCAAATTTTGCTGCTGCCATCAAGGTGTTGTTTGATGGTGATGATCCTGAGATGGCGATTGAGCATTGGAAATATATGTCTAAAAACAACATCTCACCCCGTGATGATAGTGGTAATGCCGTGCTTCTTGGTTTATGTAACCTGGGAAGGTTATCAGATTTAAGAAGGTTTGCAGAGAAGATGATTGatgaaaaaattatactccatgaGTCTACGATGACAAAAGTGAAGAATGCTTTCTACAAGCAGGGAAAAGGTTCACATGAAATCTATGACACTATCTCAAGGAAGTGGAAATCTTCCTGTCTCCAAGCTTGA
- the LOC121783994 gene encoding protein GAMETE EXPRESSED 1-like: MELRPCHCRVVLLSIFVLLSQARVSRSWFFSSNEEEAGLGKEEAVYKNVASDFSLESFNDKKGIQLIESAKSKMLAPNSCWQMAYQSVFEGCARTLADEESRSRLAWSLSDCFQRHTGRPSFPRCDPKSKMRKCLQSLDRDGHKIYLEYFLETNSICHQLQTEAFKHQTERLVNELKRTAEYAEVKLGKIEEHGEQLLQNAEQVHDSLASIDVRTQKVAETSKVLEDHVNSVLRYSEVVYEQSKGIASSQMELSEGQAKMKENLAQGMALLQNSYENLGEDIVKLRTEAAEIEMEIEKVGDAMSSKMSLLQSKADDIGNMAGTSLDKQKELLDGQSVALEGLNFLTKFQSQALEESRLTLQTLAEFGHKQQEELLVKQKELHQSHDHLVENSKLILAAQEAFESKQASMFVAIDKLFDLHNAMLFESRVIIAFLVYSGAIFIVYMLTSIKHAYNVRHRLYLGLCVTFLIEISIFWTLAMDGEQQGWLIRAVRSLFALSASIQYVYAIFTYRDYEVLNHEILLTLMEKVNSMQRSKEMLTWDEDVESEVNWCSWVDTELTEDVQLLEDPDYVLPEEIEVDSSFTTPRTKRYNLRRRS; encoded by the exons atggaactccggcctTGCCATTGTCGCGTTGTCTTGCTGTCGATTTTCGTGTTGCTGTCACAAGCTCGGGTATCACGAAGCTGGTTCTTTTCGTCTAACGAAGAGGAGGCTGGTTTAGGCAAGGAGGAGGCTGTTTACAAGAATGTGGCTTCTGATTTCTCATTGGAATCTTTCAATGACAAGAAGGGCATCCAGTTGATCGAGAGCGCCAAGAGCAAGATGCTCGCGCCAAATTCTTGCTGGCAGATGGCCTACCAGAGCGTGTTTGAAGGGTGCGCGAGGACTCTGGCAGACGAGGAGTCACGGTCTAGGCTGGCGTGGAGCCTCAGTGATTGCTTCCAGAGGCACACGGGCCGGCCCTCTTTCCCTCGTTGTGATCCTAAATCCAAAATGAGGAAGTGTTTGCAGAGTTTGGATAGAGATGGTCACAAGATCTATCTTGAGTACTTTCTTGAGACGAACTCCATCTGTCACCAATTGCA GACGGAGGCGTTCAAGCATCAAACCGAGAGATTGGTGAATGAGCTCAAGAGGACTGCTGAATACGCAGAGGTGAAGCTAGGAAAGATCGAGGAACACGGAGAGCAACTGCTGCAGAATGCAGAGCAAGTTCATGATTCTTTGGCCTCAATAGATGTCCGGACTCAGAAAGTTGCAGAGACATCGAAAGTGTTGGAGGATCACGTGAACTCGGTGTTGAGGTACTCTGAAGTAGTGTACGAGCAGTCTAAGGGGATAGCCTCGTCTCAGATGGAGCTGAGCGAGGGGCAGGCTAAAATGAAGGAGAATTTGGCACAGGGAATGGCGTTGCTTCAGAACTCGTACGAGAATCTAGGAGAAGACATTGTCAAGTTGAGAACGGAAGCAGCTGAGATAGAGATGGAGATTGAGAAGGTTGGGGATGCAATGTCGTCAAAGATGAGTCTCCTGCAGAGTAAAGCAGACGATATAGGGAATATGGCTGGAACGTCGTTGGATAAACAAAAGGAGCTTCTAGATGGACAGTCTGTAGCCCTCGAGGGCCTCAATTTTCTCACAAAGTTTCAGTCACAGGCCCTTGAGGAGAGCAG GTTAACGTTGCAGACGTTGGCTGAATTTGGGCATAAGCAGCAGGAGGAACTACTCGTGAAGCAGAAGGAACTACATCAGTCTCATGATCATCTTGTGGAGAACTCGAAACTGATATTAGCAGCTCAG GAAGCTTTTGAATCAAAGCAAGCAAGTATGTTTGTTGCCATAGATAAGCTCTTTGACCTGCACAACGCCATGCTGTTTGAATCACGGGTCATCATCGCGTTCTTGGTTTACTCGGGTGCAATTTTCATCGTCTACATGCTGACTAGCATAAAGCACGCCTACAACGTGAGGCACAGGCTGTATCTAG GTCTGTGTGTGACGTTCTTGATTGAGATAAGTATATTTTGGACTCTGGCAATGGATGGTGAGCAGCAAGGATGGTTAATACGCGCTGTCAGGTCGCTCTTCGCGCTCTCTGCATCCATCCAATATGTGTATGCCATATTTACCTACAG AGACTACGAGGTGCTGAACCACGAGATCCTGCTGACGTTGATGGAGAAGGTAAACAGCATGCAGCGGAGCAAAGAGATGTTGACGTGGGACGAGGATGTTGAGAGCGAGGTGAATTGGTGTTCGTGGGTGGATACAGAGTTGACAGAAGATGTGCAGCTGTTGGAGGATCCCGACTACGTATTACCTGAGGAGATTGAGGTGGATTCCTCCTTCACCACTCCGCGCACGAAGAGATATAACCTTCGTAGGCGAAGTTAG
- the LOC121783696 gene encoding protein MODIFYING WALL LIGNIN-2-like, with product MYMQPLNRYIFSSIAVVSFTLCLAAELKKTKKDDLLFDGKLCYLPGTVSFELGIAALICLSINQVAGSLFIYRKFSPREKGGYFTVTRSLLVFSWIGFGVAVVLLSAASSMNQSQAFGEGWLDGECYLVKDGVYIGSAILTLLALGSTLGSGIAAVRRNKAEETQGSLVLAKVDK from the exons ATGTATATGCAACCACTAAATCGATATATCTTCTCCTCCATCGCCGTCGTCTCCTTCACCTTATGCCTCGCTGCAGAACTCAAGAAAACTAAG AAAGATGATCTCCTATTCGATGGAAAGCTGTGTTACCTGCCTGGAACTGTGTCATTCGAACTAGGAATTGCAGCCTTAATCTGCCTTAGCATCAATCAAGTCGCAGGTAGTTTATTCATTTACAGAAAATTCAGCCCGAGAGAGAAGGGGGGCTATTTTACAGTCACACGCAGTTTACTCGTTTTTTCCTG GATTGGCTTTGGAGTTGCAGTGGTTTTATTAAGTGCAGCAAGCAGCATGAACCAGAGTCAAGCCTTTGGAGAAGGATGGTTAGATGGAGAGTGCTACCTAGTTAAAGATGGAGTCTACATTGGTTCAGCCATACTCACCTTGCTGGCTCTCGGCTCAACCCTTGGCTCCGGTATAGCAGCTGTTAGGCGAAACAAAGCTGAAGAAACACAAGGGTCCTTAGTTCTTGCAAAAGTTGATAAATGA
- the LOC121783695 gene encoding decapping 5-like protein codes for MANQSSRNSNNATSPPSPSPGGDSFIGSFISVMSKSEIRYEGILYFLNTQDSTFGLKDVRSFGTEGRRNDGQEVLPSDQVFEYILFRGSDIKDLKVITNPPVQKQEKLHDDPAIIESNHHIPPSSSSHLVSGYSTESKLYSEPSGINARSYLNMLPSNPSGSQMGWGSSQCTYSGSSSYDMPLSTQGQGYCAAPGSITITQHLSPTPMKYPMQNQVLTTMAMANISDVVPSEYQLATSSSSCLNSSPNPTSEQLPPSMPFINSLSFKQSQLLYNSTLINSRGLTQPFPLAYQKASSTEAQAVNKVIPDPASSLPAQFLPYSASSVMGQVSNFSLGASNLSQPRLSKYSPSNNLYAEQKDTTDISSSSLNFLSSAAGPTVQPPLLPLPPASQKLPSPLQYTEEFDFEAMNEKFKKDEVWGYLGKANQREHMDGMQSANSGQEFGDNKIDLISKSDLKPAYSKDDFFDTISCNSLGRGTRDGQNRLSERVKLDLETFGYFQRRTQFGYSGQRGGHGQHRGPYNWGRGYNYGYRGHGRYM; via the exons ATGGCGAACCAATCTTCCAGAAACAGCAACAATGCGACGTCGCCGCCCTCTCCTTCGCCGGGGGGAGATTCGTTCATCGGAAGTTTCATAAGCGTTATGTCGAAATCGGAGATTCGTTACGAGGGCATTCTTTACTTCCTCAATACTCAGGACTCCACTTTCGGCCTCAAAGATG TGAGATCATTTGGCACAGAGGGAAGAAGGAATGATGGACAAGAAGTTCTACCAAGCGACCAAGTCTTTGAATACATTCTGTTTCGTGGGAGTGATATTAAA GATTTAAAAGTAATAACTAACCCACCAGTTCAAAAGCAGGAGAAACTACACGATGATCCTGCAATTATAGAG TCAAACCATCATATTCCGCCATCCAGTTCATCCCATTTGGTCTCAGGATATTCGACCGAATCCAAGTTGTACAGTGAACCATCTGGAATTAATGCGAGATCCTACTTAAACATGTTGCCTTCTAATCCTTCTGGAAGTCAGATGGGGTGGGGTTCTTCTCAGTGTACTTATAGTGGTTCCTCTTCATATGACATGCCATTATCAACACAAGGGCAGGGATATTGTGCAGCACCAGGGAGCATTACTATTACTCAACATCTGTCACCAACTCCCATGAAATATCCAATGCAGAATCAAGTTCTTACAACCATGGCAATGGCAAATATATCAGATGTTGTTCCTTCTGAGTATCAACTTGCAACATCCAGTTCTAGTTGTTTAAATTCGTCACCCAATCCTACTTCTGAGCAACTGCCTCCATCCATGCCGTTCATTAATTCACTTTCTTTTAAGCAGTCCCAGCTCTTATATAATTCCACATTAATAAACTCAAGGGGGTTGACCCAACCTTTTCCATTAGCCTACCAGAAGGCAAGTAGCACTGAAGCTCAAGCTGTTAACAAAGTTATTCCCGATCCTGCATCATCCCTTCCTGCTCAATTCTTACCATATTCAGCATCTTCTGTTATGGGTCAAGTATCAAACTTCTCTCTTGGAGCTTCAAACTTGTCACAGCCCAGATTATCTAAATATTCTCCGTCAAACAATTTGTATGCGGAACAGAAGGATACAACTGATATTAGTTCAAGTTCTCTAAATTTCTTGTCATCAGCTGCTGGCCCAACAGTTCAACCGCCTCTTTTGCCATTGCCACCAGCTTCACAAAAG TTGCCATCCCCTCTCCAATATACTGAAGAATTTGATTTTGAAGCAATGAATGAGAAGTTTAAGAAAGATGAAGTATGGGGTTATCTTGGGAAAGCAAACCAAAGAGAGCATATGGATGGGATGCAAAGTGCAAATAGTGGCCAAGAGTTTGGGGATAATAAAATTGACTTGATATCCAAGAGTGATCTCAAG CCTGCATACAGCAAggatgacttcttcgatacaaTTTCTTGTAATTCTCTCGGGCGGGGAACTAGGGATGGGCAGAATCGATTATCCGAGAGAGTTAAATTAGACTTGGAG ACATTTGGCTATTTTCAAAGAAGAACTCAGTTTGGTTACAGTGGGCAGAGAGGTGGACATGGTCAGCATCGTGGCCCATACAATTGGGGAAGAGGATATAATTATGGTTATAGAGGTCATGGTCGTTACATGTAA